Proteins from a single region of Gordonia hongkongensis:
- a CDS encoding TetR/AcrR family transcriptional regulator, whose amino-acid sequence MPKVSDDRLAARRREILDGARHCFAEYGYDGATVKRIEESTGLSRGAIFHHYRDKEALFLALAREDAERMADVAAEQGLVQVMRDMLTRPQDFDWLGTRLEIARKLRTDNGFRAEWVSYAAEVEQATLSRLERGRQAGRLRDDVPTDVLLNYLDLVLDGLITRLATGQPTDDLHAVLDLVEESVRAHD is encoded by the coding sequence GTGCCCAAGGTCAGCGATGACCGGCTTGCCGCGCGTCGTCGGGAGATTCTCGACGGCGCGCGGCATTGCTTCGCGGAGTACGGATACGACGGCGCGACCGTCAAACGGATCGAAGAGTCCACCGGCTTGTCCCGGGGTGCGATCTTCCACCATTACCGGGACAAAGAGGCGCTGTTCCTCGCGCTCGCGCGGGAAGATGCCGAGCGCATGGCCGACGTGGCGGCCGAGCAGGGCCTGGTGCAGGTCATGCGCGACATGCTCACGCGGCCTCAGGATTTCGACTGGCTCGGCACGCGCCTGGAGATCGCGCGGAAACTACGGACGGACAACGGCTTCCGCGCGGAGTGGGTGTCCTACGCGGCCGAGGTCGAGCAGGCGACACTCAGTCGGCTGGAGCGGGGTCGGCAGGCGGGGCGCCTGCGCGACGACGTCCCGACCGACGTTCTGCTCAACTACCTCGACCTCGTGCTCGACGGTCTGATCACCCGGCTGGCCACCGGCCAGCCCACCGACGATCTGCACGCGGTGCT
- a CDS encoding DUF6676 family protein, whose product MGPQATTLVLAAPAENNELTGLVGVDMGELSRDIADDGVAGATPEQLPGMLEVVEYAQSKGHDVSFVVIDQVQPRFTLYRDVANQLQEQVGGTVIVLGPNSVGSSSPEFSRVVQEQATDGLTLTDPAGAARQMIDTMTGPNVDWTIVGLLLILVVAGGAVLARLRQVRTRKNLAAGPLGPVQATAAESVDSSASRREPTASGR is encoded by the coding sequence ATGGGTCCGCAGGCGACGACGCTGGTGCTGGCAGCTCCCGCGGAGAACAACGAACTCACCGGACTCGTCGGGGTCGACATGGGTGAGCTGTCGCGGGACATCGCCGACGACGGCGTGGCGGGGGCGACGCCCGAACAGTTGCCCGGCATGCTCGAGGTCGTGGAATACGCCCAGTCGAAGGGCCACGACGTCAGCTTCGTGGTCATCGACCAGGTTCAACCCCGGTTCACTCTCTACCGCGACGTCGCGAACCAGTTGCAGGAACAGGTCGGCGGTACCGTCATCGTGCTCGGCCCCAACTCGGTCGGCAGTTCGTCGCCGGAGTTCAGCCGGGTGGTGCAGGAACAGGCCACCGACGGCCTGACCCTCACCGACCCCGCGGGTGCGGCGCGACAGATGATCGACACGATGACCGGTCCCAACGTGGACTGGACGATCGTGGGCCTCCTGCTGATCCTGGTCGTCGCGGGCGGAGCCGTGCTCGCCCGGCTGCGGCAGGTCCGCACCCGCAAGAACCTGGCCGCCGGTCCGCTGGGACCCGTGCAGGCCACCGCCGCGGAGTCGGTTGACTCGTCGGCATCACGTCGCGAGCCGACCGCTTCCGGCCGGTAG
- a CDS encoding NlpC/P60 family protein, which translates to MRRGRTGASWPARVSAALAVALVCAVGAGHADAAPKKTPESPISGLINRIATVNQDIADLDQALASRQENVNRSIVDFQNSLAQQRLATVAARGARTELDRSSKAVVDAQKEFDRFARLAYQQGPEQGSMSNYVASEDPQGVLDRMKLIDQVGKKQQEMIRRLQVARNQKANRLAAVEATRRQASFAAKSAEQRKTDAMAAVTEAKAAIASQQKRKATLIGERDRVQKRLNTIRGYVPKKTVEGPSASDLLSNLFPTDPSAEGALKALPATPATDNQALAVAAEAAARLAIDVGSSILAGLVGQQQLPQSELLNELGIGGADITGSSGGDTLSARLGSGSLGSLFGSSSGGGGGGGGVVRPGLRGPQAVEIAVNRALSQLNVPYAWGGGDANGPTQGIRDGGVADSYGDYNKIGFDCSGLMIYAFAGVGIELPHYTGYQYTSGPQFPLSQMRRGDMIFYGPNASAHVALYLGDNKMVEAPQSGDVVKVSPLRTNGAMPNVVRLL; encoded by the coding sequence GTGAGGCGAGGAAGAACTGGTGCGTCATGGCCGGCGCGCGTCTCGGCGGCCCTTGCTGTCGCACTCGTCTGCGCGGTCGGCGCGGGTCATGCCGACGCGGCGCCCAAGAAGACGCCCGAGTCGCCCATCTCCGGTCTGATCAATCGGATCGCGACGGTCAACCAGGACATCGCCGACCTCGACCAGGCGCTCGCGTCCCGCCAGGAGAACGTGAACCGATCGATCGTCGACTTCCAGAACTCGCTCGCGCAGCAGCGCCTCGCCACGGTGGCCGCGCGGGGAGCACGCACCGAACTCGACCGATCGAGCAAGGCCGTCGTCGACGCGCAGAAGGAGTTCGACCGGTTCGCCCGCCTGGCGTACCAGCAGGGGCCTGAGCAGGGTTCGATGTCGAACTACGTTGCCTCCGAAGACCCGCAGGGCGTCCTCGACCGCATGAAGCTGATCGATCAGGTCGGCAAGAAGCAGCAGGAGATGATCCGGCGGTTGCAGGTGGCCCGCAACCAGAAGGCCAACCGACTCGCCGCCGTCGAGGCCACCCGCCGGCAGGCGTCGTTCGCGGCCAAGAGCGCCGAACAGCGCAAGACCGACGCCATGGCGGCGGTCACCGAGGCGAAGGCCGCCATCGCTTCGCAGCAGAAGCGCAAGGCCACCCTGATCGGGGAACGCGACCGGGTCCAGAAGCGCCTCAACACGATTCGCGGATACGTGCCGAAGAAGACGGTCGAGGGGCCGTCGGCGAGCGATCTGCTCTCGAACCTGTTCCCGACGGACCCGTCGGCCGAAGGGGCGCTCAAGGCGCTACCCGCCACGCCCGCCACCGACAACCAGGCACTGGCCGTCGCGGCGGAGGCCGCCGCGCGCCTCGCCATCGACGTCGGTTCGTCGATCCTCGCCGGTCTGGTCGGGCAGCAGCAGTTGCCCCAGTCCGAGTTGCTGAACGAGCTCGGCATCGGCGGTGCGGACATCACCGGCAGCAGCGGTGGCGACACCCTCAGTGCGCGACTCGGTTCGGGAAGCCTCGGCTCTCTGTTCGGCAGTTCCTCCGGCGGCGGCGGGGGCGGGGGCGGCGTCGTCCGACCCGGGCTGCGCGGTCCGCAAGCCGTCGAGATCGCCGTCAACCGTGCGCTCTCGCAGCTGAACGTGCCCTACGCCTGGGGCGGTGGCGACGCGAACGGCCCGACGCAGGGAATCCGCGACGGCGGTGTGGCCGACAGCTACGGCGACTACAACAAGATCGGTTTCGACTGCTCCGGCCTGATGATCTACGCGTTCGCCGGCGTCGGGATCGAACTGCCGCACTACACCGGTTACCAGTACACCTCGGGGCCGCAGTTCCCGCTGTCACAGATGCGACGCGGCGACATGATCTTCTACGGCCCCAACGCGAGTGCGCACGTCGCGCTGTACCTCGGCGACAACAAGATGGTCGAGGCACCGCAGTCGGGTGACGTGGTCAAGGTGTCCCCGCTGCGCACCAACGGTGCGATGCCGAACGTGGTCCGTCTGCTCTGA
- a CDS encoding AAA family ATPase: MTESHSLGKAATGDPAAAGADGSVLSDADVALLERAIYEVKRVIVGQDQLVERILVGLLARGHILLEGVPGVAKTLAVETFARVVGGSFSRVQFTPDLVPTDLIGTRIYRQGREEFDTELGPVVANFLLADEINRAPAKVQSALLEVMAERHVSIGGKTYSMPDPFLVMATQNPIENEGVYPLPEAQRDRFLFKVLVDYPSVEEEREIVYRMGNVPPTASQVLDPAAMLRLQRTAANVFVHHALVDYVVRVINATRRPAELGLNDVASWLSYGASPRATLGIVAAARALALVRGRDYVIPQDVVEIMPDVLRHRLVLSYDALADEIDADQVIARVLQTVGLPQVGAQPVPQGQYPAGQQKAPNPGHGPNGYAGQQVPQPAGPMDPNSAPANRNSPQYGG; this comes from the coding sequence TTGACCGAATCGCACTCCCTCGGCAAGGCGGCCACGGGGGATCCCGCGGCGGCAGGAGCGGACGGCTCGGTGCTGAGCGACGCCGACGTCGCCCTGCTCGAGCGGGCCATCTACGAGGTCAAGCGCGTCATCGTCGGCCAGGATCAGCTCGTCGAGCGCATTCTCGTCGGTCTCCTCGCGCGCGGACACATCTTGCTCGAGGGCGTGCCGGGTGTCGCGAAGACGCTCGCTGTCGAGACGTTCGCCCGCGTCGTCGGCGGGTCGTTCTCGCGAGTGCAGTTCACCCCTGACCTCGTGCCCACCGACCTGATCGGTACGCGTATCTACCGTCAGGGCCGCGAGGAGTTCGACACCGAGCTCGGCCCGGTGGTCGCGAACTTCCTGCTCGCCGACGAGATCAACCGCGCACCCGCGAAGGTGCAGTCGGCACTGCTCGAGGTGATGGCCGAGCGGCACGTCTCGATCGGCGGCAAGACGTACTCGATGCCGGATCCGTTCCTGGTCATGGCGACGCAGAACCCGATCGAGAACGAGGGTGTCTACCCGCTGCCCGAGGCGCAGCGGGACCGCTTCCTGTTCAAGGTCCTCGTCGACTACCCGTCGGTGGAGGAGGAGCGCGAGATCGTCTACCGGATGGGCAACGTCCCGCCGACCGCCTCCCAGGTCCTCGACCCCGCCGCGATGCTGCGCCTGCAGCGGACCGCGGCGAACGTCTTCGTCCACCACGCGCTCGTCGACTACGTCGTCCGGGTCATCAACGCCACCCGCCGGCCGGCCGAGCTGGGCCTGAACGACGTCGCGTCGTGGCTGTCCTACGGCGCGTCGCCTCGTGCGACGCTGGGCATCGTGGCCGCGGCCCGCGCCCTGGCGCTGGTCCGCGGACGCGACTACGTGATCCCGCAGGACGTCGTCGAGATCATGCCCGACGTGCTGCGGCACCGCCTCGTGCTGTCCTACGACGCACTGGCCGACGAGATCGATGCCGACCAGGTCATCGCCCGCGTCCTGCAGACCGTCGGACTGCCGCAGGTCGGCGCGCAGCCGGTGCCGCAGGGGCAGTACCCGGCCGGACAGCAGAAGGCGCCCAATCCCGGACACGGGCCGAATGGGTATGCGGGACAGCAGGTCCCGCAGCCCGCCGGTCCGATGGACCCGAATTCGGCCCCGGCGAACCGGAATTCACCTCAGTATGGCGGCTAA
- a CDS encoding DUF58 domain-containing protein, producing MAANRDLPRLGAGLLDEAQLTAALKMLELTVRRKLDGVLQGEHLGLIPGPGSEPGEARAYQPGDDVRRMEWSVTARTTQPHVRQMIADRELETWLVVDASASLDFGTVDCTKRDLAVAAAAALVHLTTGGGNRHGALVVTGDDVVRVPARAGRAHAQNLLKTIATTRRSSPGVRGDLKAGIEALRRPQRRRGLAVVISDFLGPIDWERSLRAIGAHHELLAVEVLDPRDLDLPAIGEVTLADAESGEIHDVTITDDLRRDFAAAARAHQQRVHRTLRSCGGAILTLRTDREWIADTVKFVAQRRRGLAAGVG from the coding sequence ATGGCGGCTAATCGGGACCTACCGCGTCTCGGCGCCGGGCTGCTCGACGAGGCGCAGCTGACGGCGGCGCTGAAGATGCTCGAGCTCACCGTGCGGCGCAAACTCGACGGCGTGCTCCAGGGCGAGCACCTGGGTCTGATCCCCGGACCGGGTTCGGAGCCGGGGGAGGCGCGGGCCTATCAGCCGGGCGACGACGTCCGGCGGATGGAGTGGTCGGTCACCGCACGCACGACCCAGCCGCATGTCCGGCAGATGATCGCCGACCGCGAACTCGAGACCTGGCTCGTCGTCGACGCCTCGGCCAGCCTCGACTTCGGCACTGTCGACTGCACCAAGCGCGACCTGGCCGTCGCCGCGGCCGCGGCTCTGGTCCACCTCACGACCGGCGGTGGCAACCGGCACGGCGCGCTGGTGGTGACCGGTGACGACGTGGTGCGGGTACCGGCCCGTGCCGGGCGCGCGCACGCGCAGAACCTCCTCAAGACCATCGCCACCACGCGACGCAGCTCGCCCGGCGTCCGGGGTGACCTGAAGGCGGGGATCGAGGCGCTCCGACGGCCCCAGCGCCGGCGCGGCCTCGCCGTCGTCATCAGCGACTTCCTCGGCCCCATCGACTGGGAGCGTTCGCTCCGCGCCATCGGGGCGCACCACGAACTCCTGGCGGTCGAGGTCCTCGACCCCCGTGATCTCGACCTCCCGGCGATCGGCGAGGTCACCCTGGCCGACGCGGAGTCCGGGGAGATCCACGACGTGACGATCACCGACGACCTCCGGCGCGACTTCGCGGCCGCGGCGCGCGCACACCAGCAGCGGGTCCACCGCACCCTGCGCAGCTGTGGCGGCGCGATCCTGACGTTGCGCACGGATCGGGAGTGGATCGCCGACACCGTCAAGTTCGTCGCACAACGCCGCCGCGGCCTCGCGGCGGGGGTGGGGTAG
- a CDS encoding VWA domain-containing protein, whose translation MLSSPWWLLLLLVVALLGAAYVYMLRRRRQRALTFANLDLLKSVAPADRGRLRHLPIALLIVSLILLTVALSGPQADRKVPRNKATVVLVMDVSRSMNATDVSPSRIRAAQESAKKFADELTEGINLGLISFAGTAASLVSPTPDHNATKVAVDKLRLDDKTATGEGIFAALQQISTLNAVLGGTEGAPPARIVLLSDGKETVPDDPDDPRGAFTAARKAKEEKIPVSAISFGTRTGTVELEGDRVPVPVDDDSLRKIANLSGGDFFTAASLDELNKVYEQLQDEIGYETRRGDNSKPWLVAGTLFALVSAFAALAINRRLP comes from the coding sequence ATGCTGTCCAGTCCCTGGTGGTTGCTCCTGCTCCTGGTCGTGGCGCTGCTCGGCGCCGCGTACGTCTACATGCTGCGCCGGCGGCGGCAGCGTGCGCTGACCTTCGCGAACCTGGACCTGCTGAAGTCGGTCGCGCCCGCGGACCGGGGTCGTCTGCGGCACCTGCCGATCGCACTGCTGATCGTCTCGCTGATCCTGTTGACGGTCGCGCTGTCCGGGCCGCAGGCCGATCGCAAGGTGCCGCGCAACAAGGCGACCGTCGTCCTGGTGATGGACGTGTCGCGGTCGATGAACGCCACCGACGTGTCGCCGTCGCGGATCCGCGCGGCGCAGGAGTCGGCGAAGAAGTTCGCCGACGAGCTGACCGAGGGGATCAACCTCGGACTGATCTCCTTCGCCGGTACCGCCGCCAGCCTCGTGTCGCCGACGCCGGACCACAACGCCACCAAGGTCGCGGTGGACAAACTGCGGCTCGACGACAAGACGGCAACCGGGGAGGGCATCTTCGCGGCCCTGCAGCAGATCAGCACGTTGAACGCGGTGCTCGGCGGGACCGAGGGCGCACCACCCGCGCGGATCGTGCTGCTCTCCGACGGTAAGGAGACCGTCCCGGACGACCCCGACGACCCGCGTGGTGCCTTCACCGCGGCCCGGAAGGCCAAGGAGGAGAAGATCCCGGTCTCCGCGATCTCCTTCGGTACCCGGACCGGCACCGTCGAACTCGAGGGCGACCGGGTGCCGGTGCCGGTCGACGACGACTCGCTGCGCAAGATCGCCAACCTGTCCGGTGGCGACTTCTTCACCGCGGCCAGCCTCGACGAGTTGAACAAGGTCTACGAGCAGCTCCAGGACGAGATCGGTTACGAAACCCGTCGAGGGGACAATTCGAAGCCGTGGCTGGTCGCCGGTACGTTGTTCGCGCTGGTGTCGGCGTTCGCCGCGCTGGCCATCAACCGCCGGCTGCCCTGA
- the fabG1 gene encoding 3-oxoacyl-ACP reductase FabG1: MTAASNEAQNPSRSVLVTGGNRGIGLAVAQRLAADGHRVAVTHRGSGAPDGLFGVKCDVTDSESVDRAFAEVEAHQGPVEILVANAGITENMLLMRLSEESFEKVLDANLTGAFRCAKRATKGMQRAKWGRMIFLGSVVAMSGIPGQVNYAASKAGLIGMARSIAREIGSRNITANVVAPGFIETDMTASMEDRYIEMAKQAIPLGRTGKPEDVAAAISFLASDEGGYISGAVLPVDGGMGMGH; encoded by the coding sequence ATGACGGCAGCTAGCAACGAAGCGCAGAATCCCTCCCGCTCGGTCCTGGTGACCGGCGGCAACCGCGGAATCGGCCTGGCCGTGGCCCAGCGACTGGCAGCCGACGGTCACCGGGTGGCGGTGACGCACCGCGGTTCCGGAGCCCCGGACGGACTGTTCGGCGTCAAGTGCGATGTCACCGACTCGGAGTCGGTCGACCGCGCCTTCGCCGAGGTCGAGGCGCATCAGGGTCCCGTGGAGATCCTCGTCGCCAACGCGGGGATCACCGAGAACATGCTCCTCATGCGACTGTCCGAGGAATCCTTCGAGAAGGTCCTCGACGCGAACCTCACCGGCGCGTTCCGGTGCGCCAAGCGCGCCACCAAGGGGATGCAGCGCGCCAAGTGGGGCCGGATGATCTTCCTCGGCTCGGTGGTCGCGATGTCCGGCATCCCGGGCCAGGTGAACTACGCGGCCTCGAAGGCGGGCCTGATCGGGATGGCGCGCTCGATTGCGCGTGAGATCGGCTCGCGCAACATCACCGCGAACGTCGTGGCGCCCGGGTTCATCGAGACGGACATGACCGCGTCGATGGAGGACCGCTACATCGAGATGGCCAAGCAGGCGATCCCGCTCGGCCGAACCGGCAAGCCCGAGGACGTCGCGGCGGCCATCAGCTTCCTCGCCTCCGACGAGGGCGGTTACATCTCCGGTGCGGTCCTGCCCGTCGACGGCGGCATGGGCATGGGGCACTGA